Proteins encoded by one window of uncultured Draconibacterium sp.:
- a CDS encoding TM1266 family iron-only hydrogenase system putative regulator produces MKRLGFVGIIIENREKSSGSVNQVLSQFSDLILARTGLPNAKENYSVITLVIDATTDELGTLTGKLGNIPGVAVKSGLAKK; encoded by the coding sequence ATGAAACGACTGGGTTTTGTGGGAATAATAATTGAAAACCGTGAAAAATCTTCGGGGAGTGTAAACCAGGTTCTGAGCCAGTTTTCAGACCTAATTCTGGCCCGCACGGGCCTGCCCAATGCAAAAGAAAATTATTCTGTAATCACACTGGTAATTGATGCCACAACAGACGAACTGGGCACACTAACCGGCAAATTGGGAAATATTCCGGGAGTGGCCGTAAAATCAGGACTTGCAAAAAAATAA
- the hydG gene encoding [FeFe] hydrogenase H-cluster radical SAM maturase HydG, translated as MYNVPADFINEAKVWEALEQNKNPEPAQIKEVLAKAAEMKGLNLADVAILTSISDPEMLAELFNTANTVKETIYGKRLVLFAPLYISNLCSNECLYCAFRATNKEIDRHALSQEHIARETEVLINQGHKRVLLVAGESYPKKGFDYVLESIRTIYSVKSEHGEIRRVNINVAPLTVDEFKLAKAEGIGTYQIFQETYHRETYQKVHVGGKKRDYNWRVWALHRAMEAGIDDVGIGVLFGLFDYRFEIMAMMQHIFELEDKFGVGPHTISVPRMEPATNSDMASHPPFPVSDIDFRKIVAILRLAVPYTGIIMSTRETAKMRSDTFALGVSQISAGSKTNPGGYEEDDEISGQFSLGDHRPLDEVIRDVASMGYIPSFCTACYRLGRTGQDFMDLAKPGDIRLHCAPNGLSSFKEYLQNYASPETREIGNQLIRETIAGMSGIAKQRAEKLVKRVEAGRDDVYC; from the coding sequence ATGTACAACGTACCTGCCGATTTTATCAACGAAGCCAAAGTTTGGGAAGCCCTTGAGCAAAACAAAAATCCCGAACCTGCACAAATTAAAGAAGTATTGGCCAAAGCTGCCGAAATGAAAGGTTTAAACCTGGCCGATGTAGCAATTTTGACTTCAATAAGCGATCCGGAAATGCTGGCCGAACTTTTTAACACGGCCAACACCGTAAAAGAAACTATTTACGGCAAGCGACTGGTGCTTTTTGCACCGCTTTATATTTCGAATCTTTGTTCGAACGAATGTTTATACTGTGCTTTCAGAGCAACGAATAAGGAGATAGATCGCCATGCACTTTCGCAGGAACATATTGCACGCGAAACAGAAGTGCTGATCAACCAAGGACACAAACGGGTGCTGTTGGTTGCCGGAGAATCGTATCCAAAAAAGGGATTTGATTATGTATTGGAGTCGATCCGCACAATTTATAGTGTAAAAAGCGAACATGGGGAAATCCGTCGGGTAAACATTAATGTTGCGCCACTAACTGTTGATGAATTTAAACTGGCCAAGGCAGAAGGAATTGGAACTTACCAGATTTTCCAGGAAACTTACCACCGCGAAACATACCAGAAAGTACACGTTGGCGGAAAAAAACGCGATTACAACTGGCGTGTTTGGGCTTTGCACCGTGCCATGGAAGCCGGCATCGATGATGTAGGAATTGGCGTATTGTTTGGCCTGTTCGACTATCGTTTTGAAATTATGGCAATGATGCAGCACATTTTTGAACTGGAGGATAAATTTGGAGTTGGTCCGCACACCATTAGTGTTCCGCGTATGGAGCCCGCAACCAACAGCGATATGGCATCGCATCCGCCATTCCCTGTTTCAGATATCGATTTTCGTAAAATTGTTGCCATTCTGCGATTGGCAGTCCCTTACACCGGCATTATAATGTCGACACGCGAAACTGCCAAAATGCGTAGCGATACTTTTGCTTTGGGAGTTAGCCAGATTTCGGCAGGAAGTAAAACCAACCCCGGAGGTTACGAAGAAGACGATGAAATTTCAGGTCAGTTTAGTCTTGGTGATCACCGTCCGCTCGATGAAGTAATTCGCGATGTAGCATCAATGGGTTACATTCCGTCGTTCTGCACGGCTTGTTATCGATTGGGAAGAACCGGACAGGATTTTATGGACCTTGCAAAACCCGGCGACATCCGGTTACATTGCGCACCAAACGGCCTTAGTTCGTTTAAAGAATACCTGCAAAACTATGCATCGCCGGAAACGCGTGAAATTGGCAACCAATTAATTCGTGAGACAATTGCAGGGATGAGCGGAATCGCAAAACAACGTGCAGAAAAACTGGTTAAACGTGTAGAGGCTGGTCGCGACGATGTTTATTGCTAA
- a CDS encoding GxxExxY protein — translation MEFEELTHKIIGCAMQVHRTLGNGFQEVIYQRALALEFDHQGIEYDREKVMSIYYRDFEIGTRRVDFFVENKIMVELKAVINLEDVHLAQAMNYLEAYHMKIGLLINFGSKSLTFKRVHNNKQQS, via the coding sequence ATGGAATTTGAAGAATTAACGCATAAAATTATCGGCTGTGCGATGCAGGTTCACCGAACTTTGGGAAATGGTTTTCAGGAAGTAATCTATCAAAGAGCATTGGCGCTTGAATTTGATCACCAGGGAATTGAATACGACCGAGAAAAAGTCATGTCCATTTACTATCGGGATTTTGAGATTGGAACGCGCCGAGTTGATTTCTTTGTTGAAAATAAAATCATGGTAGAATTAAAAGCAGTTATAAACCTTGAAGATGTGCATTTAGCTCAGGCAATGAACTATCTGGAAGCTTACCACATGAAGATTGGTCTACTTATAAATTTTGGAAGCAAGAGCCTAACATTTAAGAGAGTGCATAACAATAAGCAGCAATCATGA
- a CDS encoding aspartate ammonia-lyase yields MVKTREESDFIGKKQLPADALWGIHTARAVENFPILGQTINPELIKAFGDVKLACAQTNNTLGFWEDKTKAEAIEKAAFEMSQGLLNEHILVDAMQGGAGTSTNMNVNEVLANRALQILGKQLGNYAAVSPLDDINFHQSTNDTYPTALKVAAIRLLRELEQSVLNLQEAFQQKEKEFAHIVKIGRTQLQDAVLTTLGREMSAYAETLNRDRWRIYKCEERLRVINLGGTAIGTGLGAPKQFIFRVVDKLRENTNIGLARSENLIDGTQNVDVFVEVSGILKACATNLLKISNDLRLLSSGPHAGLGELNLPQLQAGSSIMPGKVNPVIPEAVAQAAIKVMGNDQVVTQACSAGNLELNQFMPLIAHSFLESIDLLKNASKLFNEKCVACITANEEVCRTHVNNSTATITALVPAIGYDRCSEIIKMVENSGLSVKEAALKSGHFTAEEFEQQITPEAVCRLGN; encoded by the coding sequence ATGGTTAAGACAAGAGAAGAAAGTGACTTTATTGGAAAGAAACAACTACCAGCCGACGCGCTTTGGGGAATTCATACGGCTCGTGCGGTAGAGAACTTCCCTATTTTAGGGCAGACGATTAATCCGGAACTTATTAAAGCTTTTGGCGACGTAAAACTGGCCTGCGCACAAACCAATAATACGCTTGGATTTTGGGAAGATAAAACAAAAGCAGAAGCCATTGAAAAAGCCGCTTTTGAAATGAGTCAGGGATTGCTTAATGAACATATTTTAGTGGATGCCATGCAGGGCGGTGCCGGAACGTCTACAAATATGAATGTCAACGAAGTACTGGCCAATCGCGCATTGCAAATTCTTGGGAAACAATTAGGAAATTATGCGGCCGTTTCTCCCCTCGATGACATCAACTTTCACCAAAGTACCAACGATACTTATCCCACAGCGTTAAAAGTTGCTGCTATTCGTTTGTTACGCGAGCTGGAACAAAGTGTGCTGAATCTTCAGGAGGCTTTTCAGCAAAAAGAAAAGGAATTTGCACATATTGTAAAAATTGGAAGAACACAATTACAGGATGCTGTTCTTACAACACTAGGCCGCGAAATGAGTGCGTATGCAGAAACATTAAATCGCGACAGGTGGCGCATTTACAAATGCGAAGAACGATTACGCGTGATAAACCTGGGAGGAACAGCAATCGGGACAGGTTTGGGAGCACCAAAACAATTTATTTTTCGGGTAGTTGACAAACTGCGTGAAAATACAAATATTGGCCTGGCACGCAGCGAAAACCTGATTGACGGCACCCAAAATGTAGATGTATTTGTTGAAGTTTCAGGTATACTAAAAGCTTGTGCCACCAACTTGCTAAAAATAAGTAACGACCTTCGTTTACTGTCTAGTGGCCCACACGCCGGATTGGGAGAACTTAACTTGCCACAACTTCAGGCAGGTTCATCTATTATGCCGGGAAAAGTAAATCCTGTAATTCCGGAAGCCGTTGCCCAGGCAGCTATAAAAGTTATGGGTAACGATCAGGTTGTGACCCAAGCCTGCAGCGCAGGAAATCTCGAGCTCAACCAGTTTATGCCACTAATTGCCCACAGTTTTCTCGAATCAATCGATTTGCTTAAAAACGCAAGTAAGCTATTCAACGAAAAATGTGTGGCATGTATTACTGCCAATGAAGAGGTTTGCCGTACACATGTAAATAACTCAACCGCTACCATTACTGCCCTTGTTCCTGCCATTGGTTACGACCGCTGTTCTGAGATCATTAAAATGGTTGAAAACAGTGGCCTGTCAGTTAAAGAGGCAGCATTAAAATCAGGGCATTTCACAGCCGAGGAATTTGAACAACAGATTACTCCGGAAGCGGTTTGCAGGTTAGGAAATTAA
- a CDS encoding response regulator transcription factor, with product MEEKNLNIILVEDDLNLGYLLEDFLKSRGVGVTLYRDGEEGFEGFTKKGDFNFCIFDVMLPKMDGFSLAKKVKTIEPEIPVVFLTARAMKEDKMKGYDIGADDYITKPFDEDELWCKIVAISKRSDFIQDENETIYQVGAYEFDYENLSLSLNGNIKRLTTREAEVLRMLCKEKKNVVRREQILTAIWGENDYFAGRSLDVFISKLRKYFSEDPSISIENVVKVGYILHC from the coding sequence ATGGAGGAAAAAAACTTAAACATTATTTTAGTTGAAGACGATCTGAATCTGGGATATCTGTTGGAGGATTTTTTAAAAAGCCGTGGAGTAGGCGTTACTTTGTATCGTGATGGTGAAGAAGGTTTCGAAGGTTTCACAAAAAAAGGAGATTTCAACTTTTGTATCTTCGATGTTATGCTTCCCAAAATGGATGGTTTTTCACTGGCAAAGAAGGTAAAAACCATTGAACCCGAAATACCCGTGGTTTTTCTGACTGCCCGCGCTATGAAAGAGGATAAAATGAAAGGTTACGACATTGGTGCCGACGATTACATCACAAAACCTTTTGATGAGGATGAGTTATGGTGTAAAATTGTGGCAATCAGTAAACGCAGCGATTTTATTCAGGACGAAAATGAGACTATTTATCAGGTTGGTGCTTACGAATTCGATTATGAAAATCTATCGCTTAGTTTGAACGGAAATATTAAGCGCCTTACAACACGTGAGGCAGAGGTGCTTCGTATGCTTTGTAAGGAAAAAAAGAATGTGGTTCGTCGTGAGCAGATATTAACTGCTATTTGGGGCGAAAACGATTATTTTGCCGGAAGAAGTCTTGATGTGTTTATCTCGAAACTTAGAAAGTATTTTTCTGAAGATCCTTCAATTTCTATTGAAAATGTGGTGAAAGTAGGTTACATTTTACATTGCTAA
- a CDS encoding HAMP domain-containing sensor histidine kinase: MKTVFRKYTFLLAMLIILALLATQIKWIVYSIRFQDKVFEKSVELALNESMTNLTADKPLCNKVKACVECDSIRLKAQLTSTGVWQEIHDAIKSELKSYDIDLEYEMYILENGSDELKKLEAEFDKGLYYSRCMGGILGQTGYQLVVEFPSRTRFFFATAGYMFVGSVILILLLIISLFYLLRIYNRELRIAKHTKELLNNVSHEFKTPLSSIALASNMIRKKRYGTDDEKLGNYAELISKENRKLQNLVESLLRLEAVERNEFDYNRENTTIEDLIKEGASTCEMLLEEKFGQIKYDFQSEGTQVFVDKLHFVNVFVNLLSNAIKYSKRNPDIDIATRIENENLVILVKDNGIGIPAKFQKYIFDKYYRVPTGDVHDAKGFGIGLAYVKQIVEAHNGTISVESTSSEGTVFRIELPVIKAQ; encoded by the coding sequence GTGAAAACAGTTTTTAGAAAATATACATTTTTGCTGGCAATGCTGATTATTCTGGCATTATTGGCAACCCAAATTAAATGGATCGTTTATTCCATTCGATTTCAGGATAAGGTTTTTGAAAAAAGTGTGGAGTTGGCTTTAAATGAATCGATGACGAATCTTACTGCCGACAAACCGTTATGCAACAAGGTTAAAGCTTGTGTCGAGTGTGATTCTATTCGCTTAAAAGCACAGTTAACCTCAACGGGTGTTTGGCAAGAAATACACGATGCCATTAAAAGCGAATTAAAATCGTACGACATCGATTTGGAGTATGAAATGTATATTCTGGAAAATGGATCGGATGAGTTAAAAAAACTAGAAGCGGAGTTTGATAAAGGTTTATACTATTCGCGCTGTATGGGTGGAATATTGGGGCAAACCGGATACCAACTGGTGGTTGAGTTTCCTTCGCGTACAAGGTTCTTCTTTGCCACGGCCGGTTACATGTTTGTCGGATCCGTTATACTAATCCTTTTACTCATCATATCGCTGTTCTATTTGCTCCGTATTTACAACCGGGAGTTGCGTATAGCAAAGCACACCAAAGAGCTTTTGAATAATGTAAGTCACGAATTTAAAACACCACTTTCGTCCATTGCCCTGGCTTCGAATATGATCCGCAAAAAGCGCTATGGAACAGATGATGAGAAGTTGGGTAATTACGCCGAGTTGATATCAAAAGAGAACCGAAAACTACAAAACCTTGTAGAAAGTTTATTGCGGCTTGAAGCTGTTGAACGGAATGAGTTTGATTACAACCGGGAAAATACCACAATTGAAGATTTAATAAAAGAAGGAGCTTCTACTTGCGAAATGTTACTGGAAGAAAAATTTGGACAGATTAAATACGATTTTCAATCAGAAGGAACGCAGGTTTTTGTCGATAAACTGCACTTTGTAAATGTGTTTGTTAATCTGCTGTCAAATGCAATAAAATACTCAAAACGTAATCCCGATATCGATATCGCTACACGAATTGAGAACGAAAACCTGGTAATTTTAGTAAAAGATAACGGAATTGGTATTCCTGCTAAATTTCAAAAATATATCTTTGATAAATACTACCGGGTACCAACAGGCGATGTGCATGATGCAAAAGGTTTTGGTATTGGTTTAGCTTACGTTAAACAAATTGTGGAAGCACATAACGGAACCATTTCAGTTGAGAGTACGAGCAGCGAGGGAACCGTATTTCGCATTGAACTCCCGGTTATAAAAGCACAGTAA